In Haliaeetus albicilla chromosome 12, bHalAlb1.1, whole genome shotgun sequence, a genomic segment contains:
- the SLC25A19 gene encoding mitochondrial thiamine pyrophosphate carrier isoform X1, whose translation MVGYDPEAKCVSSVEAAVAGSASGLVSRVLVSPLDVIKIRFQLQIEQLSSRNPGAKYHGILQAVQRISQEEGLLAFWKGHVPAQLLSVGYGAVQFMAFESLTKLVHNVTSYNARDSFVHFVCGGLAACTATVAVQPVDTLRTRFAAQGEPKIYPNLRHAVVTMYQTEGPRTFYRGLTPTIIAIFPYAGLQFSSYNILQQFSEWVIPAEEKKGGNVKNLVCGSCAGIISKTLTYPFDLFKKRLQVGGFERARAAFGQVRMYRGLLDCIRQIMREEGPGGFFKGLSPSLLKAAVSTGLVFFWYELFCSLLCALKNTDSTMRTEG comes from the exons ATGGTCGGCTATGACCCGGAGGCCAAGTGCGTCTCCTCGGTGGAAGCGGCGGTAGCAGGATCAGCATCTGGCTTGGTCAGTCGGGTCCTTGTCAGTCCCTTGGACGTCATCAAGATCCGCTTTCAG CTTCAGATCGAGCAGCTCTCCTCCAGAAACCCAGGGGCTAAGTATCATGGCATCTTGCAAGCTGTACAGCGCATCTCCCAGGAAGAGGGGTTGCTAGCCTTCTGGAAGGGCCATGTTCCCGCTCAGCTCCTTTCAGTTGGCTACGGAGCTGTTCAG TTCATGGCATTTGAAAGCTTGACAAAACTGGTGCACAATGTCACCTCATACAATGCCCGCGATTCCTTTGTGCACTTCGTCTGCGGTGGACTGGCTGCTTGCACCGCCACTGTTGCAGTTCAGCCTGTTGACACACTACGCACCCGCTTTGCTGCTCAGGGTGAGCCTAAG ATCTATCCTAACCTTCGCCATGCAGTGGTGACGATGTACCAGACAGAAGGGCCTCGGACTTTCTATAGAGGTTTGACCCCCACAATCATTGCTATCTTTCCGTATGCTGGTCTCCAGTTCTCCTCCTACAACATCCTGCAACAGTTTTCTGAATGGGTGAttccagctgaagaaaagaaaggag GCAATGTTAAAAACCTTGTTTGTGGCAGCTGCGCTGGAATCATCAGCAAAACCCTCACTTACCCTTTTGACCTGTTCAAAAAACGACTGCAAGTGGGTGGCTTTGAGCGTGCCCGGGCAGCCTTTGGGCAG GTGCGGATGTACAGGGGTCTCCTGGACTGCATAAGGCAGATCATGCGAGAGGAGGGCCCAGGTGGATTCTTCAAGGGCCTTTCGCCCAGCTTGCTGAAAGCTGCTGTCTCTACTGGCCTTGTCTTCTTTTGGTATGAGCTGTTCTGCAGCCTGCTGTGTGCCCTGAAGAACACCGATAGCACTATGAGGACAGAAGGCTGA
- the SLC25A19 gene encoding mitochondrial thiamine pyrophosphate carrier isoform X2, with protein MVGYDPEAKCVSSVEAAVAGSASGLVSRVLVSPLDVIKIRFQLQIEQLSSRNPGAKYHGILQAVQRISQEEGLLAFWKGHVPAQLLSVGYGAVQIYPNLRHAVVTMYQTEGPRTFYRGLTPTIIAIFPYAGLQFSSYNILQQFSEWVIPAEEKKGGNVKNLVCGSCAGIISKTLTYPFDLFKKRLQVGGFERARAAFGQVRMYRGLLDCIRQIMREEGPGGFFKGLSPSLLKAAVSTGLVFFWYELFCSLLCALKNTDSTMRTEG; from the exons ATGGTCGGCTATGACCCGGAGGCCAAGTGCGTCTCCTCGGTGGAAGCGGCGGTAGCAGGATCAGCATCTGGCTTGGTCAGTCGGGTCCTTGTCAGTCCCTTGGACGTCATCAAGATCCGCTTTCAG CTTCAGATCGAGCAGCTCTCCTCCAGAAACCCAGGGGCTAAGTATCATGGCATCTTGCAAGCTGTACAGCGCATCTCCCAGGAAGAGGGGTTGCTAGCCTTCTGGAAGGGCCATGTTCCCGCTCAGCTCCTTTCAGTTGGCTACGGAGCTGTTCAG ATCTATCCTAACCTTCGCCATGCAGTGGTGACGATGTACCAGACAGAAGGGCCTCGGACTTTCTATAGAGGTTTGACCCCCACAATCATTGCTATCTTTCCGTATGCTGGTCTCCAGTTCTCCTCCTACAACATCCTGCAACAGTTTTCTGAATGGGTGAttccagctgaagaaaagaaaggag GCAATGTTAAAAACCTTGTTTGTGGCAGCTGCGCTGGAATCATCAGCAAAACCCTCACTTACCCTTTTGACCTGTTCAAAAAACGACTGCAAGTGGGTGGCTTTGAGCGTGCCCGGGCAGCCTTTGGGCAG GTGCGGATGTACAGGGGTCTCCTGGACTGCATAAGGCAGATCATGCGAGAGGAGGGCCCAGGTGGATTCTTCAAGGGCCTTTCGCCCAGCTTGCTGAAAGCTGCTGTCTCTACTGGCCTTGTCTTCTTTTGGTATGAGCTGTTCTGCAGCCTGCTGTGTGCCCTGAAGAACACCGATAGCACTATGAGGACAGAAGGCTGA